From the Glandiceps talaboti chromosome 12, keGlaTala1.1, whole genome shotgun sequence genome, one window contains:
- the LOC144443652 gene encoding uncharacterized protein LOC144443652 — protein sequence MSEENKLMKNKLINMEREMDKQQGQMRRDNLIFLGLEEDDDETWDDTENKLKSFNSDNLDLNGDEIEFERTHRLNSAKSNPKPIIAKFSKYKHVLKASAKLTNTEYKISEDFSPMVREKR from the coding sequence ATGTCTGAAGAAAACAAACTCATGAAAAATAAACTGATCAACATGGAACGGGAAATGGACAAACAGCAAGGTCAAATGAGAAGAGACAATTTAATATTCCTTGGATTAGAAGAAGATGATGACGAGACATGGGATGATACTGAAAATAAACTCAAATCCTTTAATTCAGACAATCTTGACCTGAATGGTGACGAAATTGAATTTGAGAGAACACACAGATTGAATAGTGCAAAGTCAAACCCCAAACCCATTATTGCCAAATTTTCAAAGTATAAGCACGTCCTCAAAGCTAGTGCGAAACTGACAAATACAGAATACAAGATATCTGAGGATTTTTCGCCGATGGTCCGAGAGAAACGCTGA